The sequence CTGGTAACAATCAAGAATAATACTTGAATGCAATCACGCAAAGGATTATCAAGCCACTTCATTAATGGGTCCAGATACGTTATCGTAACTATCTTTAATATCAACAATTTTATTGGTATTTTCTTTGTTTTTTGGCACCGGCATAATAGATAAATAACCATCAGATTCTGTAATCAAGCTGTCGTTCAAGCTTCCAGGGTTTGGTAAAAAATTTCGACGTTGCCGGGTTAAGGATAAAAGTTTACTTTCAATCTCCTGTTGTTCTTTTACAGTGACATCCATTATCATCCGAGCGGATTCTCTGTTAACAGGCCCACAGAAAGCTGGTAAACGAAGTGCTATTCGGTTCGCATCTCTTACTTCTCCAGTACCATGGCTTTTGCCAAGACCAAACAAAGATTCAATATTATCAGAAGAAATAGGTAACCCTATATTGCCCATACCCAATGCACTATTTACCGTCAATTGTTTCTCCATCCAGATAATAAAACCCATACGCACCGGAGATCTCGGAGGGATCGTCTTTAAAGTTTCTTTGCATTGTTTGTATGTATCCATATTCAAACCGGCACCTTTGAGAAGTTTCTGACATTCTAAAAGCGGACGTGTATCACGGAGGAATCGTTTGATAAACTGCTTAGACTCAGGAAGGTTACCAAAACAATCTCTAAGTTTTGTGATGATAGACCCCTTTGGTTCCCGGCCAGAGGGAGAGTGTTGAAGCACCTTTTCTGCCCATGTCACCATTCGATGAATATTCATGAACCGAGCTTTTGTAGAAACTTTTGGAGGGGCAAAACAAGCAAGGACTGTCTGCTTAAATTTTTTTGAGGCTTTGCCACACGCAGAGATAAATCCGTCATATGAAGGATGTTTTGAATACTCATTTTTTAATAAATTGGCAATTACATGGGAAATATCATCAATGGAAAAACTTGAAAAACCCCTGTTCTCAAGAAGTCTGATACCTTTCTTCAAATCCAGTCCACCGTCTTTCAAATAGGCAGCAGGTTTACCGGTGACGAGAATGACTTGCTGTAAAAAATTTGCAATAGATTCTCCTGTCCATGATTTAGCCACCGAAATTGCAACACAATTAATATCTTCCAGAGTAGGGGCACAATCTTTGTTTTTATAATGATCAATTTTGAGTTCCAGCACAGAAAAAATTTTACCGGCGCCTAATGCTATGGAGGTATCTATTATCCAAATGCTGCCATTTACAAGCTTATTACTATCAAAACAAACAGAAGGAAGGCCATTATAGTTCCAGATTTTTGATAATGAGTATCTGGTAACCCAATTAATAATTGTTTGAGGGGCTGGTACTTTGGTGATCCCAAGACACGTCTGCAAAATGCCCAACACTCTGGATATTGCCCTGAATCCAACGTGTCCGACCAAAAACAGACGTAAAGAGATAAAAATCAAATCTTCCTTACTATTGATCGGAGATGATTTTTTTTTACGTTCTTGTTTTAATGCCTTTTGAGCTTGCCGAAGTTCAGATTTGTATTTTTCTCGTTCCGCCTTAATACGTTTCAGCTCAGCTGTCTGGTACCGAATGGTCTTGTTGCGATCAACAGCTTTATTTTTCCAGGAAAGCCTACTTTTTTTAATTTCGAAATATTACTCATAGCACCACCATGTTTAAGTTTAAGAATTTGAATCTACAACATGAAATTGTTTTTTTGCAAGTAAAAATATTACATTAATGACATCATTTTGTTATGCTGGTTTCCAATCTGAATGAAAAATTGGAGATGATTGAATGACATATGATAGACTCAAAGCTAAAATAATCCCTGGTGAACATTGCCGCTTTTGTGGCAACGATTCAGCCCCCTTGGTAAAAACAAAATGTTGTGATCAGTGGATTTGCTGTGATACTTCGTTTGTATCTATAGAAGGTGGAGGCTATTGCCAATATCATCACGAACACGAGAGCATCTGTTATTTCCATTACAATGAGAGGCATTCAGGCATATGGCAGGAATGTGAAGAGTGCCGGGATCTGGTTGGGGACGATGAGTTTGAGGCTTATTTTCATGATCCCAACAATGTACCAAGATATTAACTGTTTTTTCGTGATGGGTCCAAAAACTGTGCAAAAAAAATAGGCCTAAAACTGCGTTTTTGGACACCCCAGTCATAAAGTTAACAAATAGTAAAAACATATTGTAAATACAGAATATTATGATATATTTAGTATTAACATCAACTCAAAATTTTTCTTATGAAAGGAGAATAATATGTCAAAAAAAGTTCAAAAACAAAATGATTGTGGCACGGAACCTGCTTTCCAAGATTTGTGCCGAACTGATCGAATATCTTAAAGAAATTTTGAATTCATCCCAATTTGTAGAAAGGCACAAACAATCCCAAAAAGATTTTATACGCCAACGAAAGCTTCCCTTTCAAACTCTTTTCCTGTTTTTCATAAATTTCATCAAAGGATCATATCAAGACGAGCTGGATCATTATTTTAAGGCATTATTTCGGCTGGATATCCCAATTAAGTTTGTCTCAAAAATGGCTTTATCCCTTGCTCGCAAGAAACTCAAATACGATGCTTTCATAGAATTCAACCGGCATCTCATTGAATTTTTCTATGACCGTTTCCAACATAAAAAAACATGGAACGGCTTTAATCTCCTTGCCATAGACGGGAGTACGTTGAAATTGTTTAAATATAAAGAGATTAGACAACATTTCGGTATGTTGAAGCCGAATAAAGGCCCGGCTTGTGTTATGGCACGTATTTCACAAATGTTTGATGTCCTTAATAAAGTCACAATTGACACCATTATCAACCCTTATCATGTCGGGGAAAGAGAACTATTGCACAGCCATATGCTCAATTTGCTTCCTAATGATTTGCTGTTATTGGATCGTGGCTATCCTGCTTATTGGATTTTCAACCTAATCATGTCTCTGGAAGGCAATTTTTGTGCAAGAATTTCCAAGCAGTGGAAAGTTGTTCAAAATTTTGTTGAGTCCGGGGCTCAAGAAAGCATAATTGATCTCCAAGCATCATACCAATCAAAAATAGAGTGTGATGAAATTGGTCTTGATACCAAGCCTTTACGTTTGCGCCTTATACGAGTCGAGCTTGACACTGGTGAAATAGAAGTGCTCATCACATCGTTGACCAATGAACGCAAGTTTCCCCATGAAATATTTATGGATTTGTACCACAAACGCTGGCCGGTTGAAGTCGATTACCTTTTTATGAAAGAACGTATTGAAATTGGAAATTTTTCCGGTACATCTGTTTTGTCCGTTTATCAAGATTTTCATGCGAAAGTCCTGGCAAAAAATCTTACATGGATATTAGCATCACCGGCTCAAGATGTAATAGAGAAAAAGGATGATAAAAAAAAGCACGAACATCAATTGAATATGACACAGGCAATTTCAAAATCCAAAGATACACTCTTTTTACTTTTTGAAAGACCTCGTGAAATAATTGAACAGCTAATCCGGCAAATTCATACACTTTTTATGGGAGCAACAGAACCGATTAGACCTGGGCGTAAATTTGAACGAAAACATAAAATTGCCAAAAGGGAGCATCATATGAATTTAAAACCTTGCCGTTAACTTTATGACATTGAGGTTATCGTTCAATACATCAATAACTTCATCCAGTGTTTTTGAGTCAGTCAAAACCGGTAATCTCTTTTTAATCATTGCTTTATCCTCCGAGTTAAATATTATGAACTCTTATCTTAAGATAAAGCATGGCTAAGGGATTTGCCAATGAGCTTACATTCTATGCATTAAAGTTTGTGATCTACTGATATTTTTTTAGTCAGCTTTAAGTAAAGATATTTTGGAACATTTTTTTCTGCTTGATATTTTAGATGTTCTTTAAGCAGGTCGCTACTGGTGTCTATCTCCTTCAATTTGTTTATTTCCATTTTAGTATTATTTACCACATTGATAATATCTTCAAAAGTATATTGAAAAAATGGTGTCGACACTTCTGCAGTCGACAATATGTATTTCATTGGCTTTTTATTTTTGTAATTCAAGTTCCCAATAAATTTCTCATTTTTTTTACCCGTAAACTTTTCGAACAAAAAATTCCTCAGTAGTAAAAACGGATGTGTCATAACGATATAAAAACACCCTTCTTGAGCCAGCACTCGATTAATTTCACAAAACATATTATATAGCAAAGGCAATTCGTTAATTACAAATATTGCGAAAACGCTATCAAAACTATCATTTTCAAATGGTAGTTTTTCCAAGATATTTGATTGAACTAACTTCGTGTCACGACAATCAATATTCTTTTTTGCAGTTTTTAAAAATTCTCCACTTTGATCAATCCCGCAAATGGATTTGTAATTGTATTTCTGAATTTGTCGAATCAGGCTACCATTCCCACAACCAAGATCTAATATTTTTTTACCAGTTAGTTTTGTAAATTCAACTTCCAACAAAGGATATATTACGTTCATCCTAATTGGATCCCTATCATGCCCGTACACTTCA comes from uncultured Desulfobacter sp. and encodes:
- a CDS encoding IS4 family transposase, whose product is MIYLVLTSTQNFSYERRIICQKKFKNKMIVARNLLSKICAELIEYLKEILNSSQFVERHKQSQKDFIRQRKLPFQTLFLFFINFIKGSYQDELDHYFKALFRLDIPIKFVSKMALSLARKKLKYDAFIEFNRHLIEFFYDRFQHKKTWNGFNLLAIDGSTLKLFKYKEIRQHFGMLKPNKGPACVMARISQMFDVLNKVTIDTIINPYHVGERELLHSHMLNLLPNDLLLLDRGYPAYWIFNLIMSLEGNFCARISKQWKVVQNFVESGAQESIIDLQASYQSKIECDEIGLDTKPLRLRLIRVELDTGEIEVLITSLTNERKFPHEIFMDLYHKRWPVEVDYLFMKERIEIGNFSGTSVLSVYQDFHAKVLAKNLTWILASPAQDVIEKKDDKKKHEHQLNMTQAISKSKDTLFLLFERPREIIEQLIRQIHTLFMGATEPIRPGRKFERKHKIAKREHHMNLKPCR
- a CDS encoding class I SAM-dependent methyltransferase, which encodes MSGKNAEYEKIWDEVYGHDRDPIRMNVIYPLLEVEFTKLTGKKILDLGCGNGSLIRQIQKYNYKSICGIDQSGEFLKTAKKNIDCRDTKLVQSNILEKLPFENDSFDSVFAIFVINELPLLYNMFCEINRVLAQEGCFYIVMTHPFLLLRNFLFEKFTGKKNEKFIGNLNYKNKKPMKYILSTAEVSTPFFQYTFEDIINVVNNTKMEINKLKEIDTSSDLLKEHLKYQAEKNVPKYLYLKLTKKISVDHKL